A section of the Hevea brasiliensis isolate MT/VB/25A 57/8 chromosome 17, ASM3005281v1, whole genome shotgun sequence genome encodes:
- the LOC110670164 gene encoding cleavage and polyadenylation specificity factor subunit 1 isoform X3, whose translation MTNTPSYISSEKAGVFSAVSGLVGDDDALGSGGAISARIQSSYIINLRDLDMKHVKDFIFVHDYIEPVVVILHERELTWAGRVSWKHHTCMIAALSISTTLKQPTLIWSVVNLPHDAYKLLAVPSPIGGVLVICANTIHYHSESATCALALNNYAVSVDSSQELPRASFSVELDAAKAAWLLNDVALLSTKNGELLLLTLVYDGRVVQRLDLSKSKASVLTSDITTIGSSLFFLASRLGDSLLVQFTYGLGSSLVSSGLKEEVGDIEGDVPTTKRLKRSPSDGLQDMVSGEELSLYGSTANNTESTQKNFSFSVRDSLINVGPLKDFSYGLRINADANATGMAKQSNYELVCCSGHGKNGALCVLRQSIRPEMITEVDLPGCRGIWTVYHKNARGHNVDTSRMAAVDDEYHAYLIISMEARTMVLETADHLTEVTESVDYFVQGRTIAAGNLFGRRRVVQVFERGARILDGSFMTQNLSFGSSNSESGSGSESSTVLSVSIADPYVLIRMTDGSIRLLIGDPSTCMVSTNTPSAFENSRKSVSACTLYHDKGPEPWLRKASTDAWLSTGISEAIDGADGGPHDQGDIYCIVCYETGALEIFDVPNFNSVFSVDKFVSGKTHLVDTYVREPATDSLGMFNKTSEEVAGLGKKESTHNMKVVELAMQMWSGHHSCPFLVGILTDGTILCYHAYLFEVPDGTSKIEDSVSAQNSVGPGIVSSSRLRNLRFVRVPLDSYTREETSSETSCQRITIFKNISGYQGFFLSGSRPAWFMVFRERMRVHPQLCDGSIVAFTVLHNVNCNHGLIYVTSQGNLKICQLPSVTSYDNYWPVQKVPLKGTPHQVTYFAEKNLYPLIVSVPVQKPVNQVLSSLVDQEVGHQIENHNLSPDELHQTYNVEEFEVRILEPERPGGPWQTKATIPMQSSENALTVRVVTLFNTTTKENETLLAIGTAYLQGEDVAARGRVLLFSVVKNPDNSQVLVSEVYSKELKGAISALASLQGHLLIASGPKIILHKWTGTELNGVAFYDAPPLYVVSLNIVKNFILLGDIHKSIYFLSWKEQGAQLSLLAKDFGSLDCFATEFLIDGSTLSLVVSDEQKNIQIFYYAPKMSESWKGQKLLSRAEFHVGAHVTKFIRLQMLSTSDRSGTAPGSDKTNRFALLFITLDGSIGCLAPLDELTFRRLQSLQKKLIDAVPHVAGLNPRSFRQFQADGRVHRPGPESIVDCELLSHYEMLPLEEQLEIAQQVGTTRAQILSNLNDLSLGTSFL comes from the exons ATGACTAATACCCCTTCTTATATTTCCTCGGAGAAAGCAGGGGTTTTCTCA GCTGTCTCTGGTTTGGTTGGAGATGATGATGCTCTTGGTTCAGGAGGTGCTATCTCTGCTCGAATCCAATCATCCTACATTATCAATCTACGAGACTTGGACATGAAGCATGTAAAAGATTTTATATTTGTACATG ATTACATTGAGCCTGTGGTGGTTATCCTTCATGAGCGGGAGCTTACTTGGGCTGGGCGTGTCTCATGGAAGCATCATACTTGCATGATTGCTGCTCTTAGTATCAGCACAACTTTGAAGCAGCCTACTCTCATATGGTCAGTTGTG AATCTTCCGCATGATGCTTACAAGTTGCTTGCAGTGCCATCACCAATTGGTGGCGTTCTTGTTATTTGTGCAAACACCATCCACTATCACAGTGAG TCAGCCACTTGTGCATTAGCCCTGAACAACTATGCTGTTTCTGTTGATAGCAG TCAAGAGCTTCCAAGAGCAAGTTTCAGCGTGGAACTTGATGCCGCCAAGGCAGCTTGGTTATTAAATGATGTTGCCTTGCTGTCAACCAAAAATGGGGAACTTTTGTTATTGACCCTTGTTTATGATGGAAG GGTTGTGCAGAGGCTTGATCTTTCCAAGTCTAAAGCTTCAGTACTTACTTCG GACATCACAACAATTGGGAGTTCATTATTTTTTCTGGCCAGTCGTTTGGGGGACAGTTTGCTCGTTCAATTTACTTATGGATTGGGATCTTCATTGGTGTCATCTGGTTTAAAAGAAGAG GTTGGAGATATTGAAGGTGATGTTCCTACAACAAAGCGATTGAAGAGGTCCCCTTCTGACGGTTTGCAAGACATGGTTAGTGGGGAGGAGCTTTCTTTGTATGGTTCGACTGCCAACAATACAGAATCCACACAG AAAAATTTCTCATTTTCCGTGAGGGATTCATTGATCAATGTTGGTCCTTTGAAAGACTTCTCATATGGTCTAAGGATTAATGCTGATGCAAATGCAACTGGAATGGCCAAACAAAGCAACTATGAGCTG GTATGCTGCTCTGGTCATGGGAAAAATGGTGCTCTTTGTGTTCTTCGGCAGTCAATTCGCCCAGAAATGATTACAGAG GTTGACCTTCCTGGTTGTAGAGGAATTTGGACTGTTTACCATAAAAATGCACGTGGCCATAATGTTGATACATCTAGAATGGCTGCAGTTGACGATGAGTATCATGCATATTTGATCATAAGTATGGAGGCTCGCACAATG GTACTTGAAACTGCTGATCATTTGACAGAAGTCACTGAAAGTGTGGACTATTTCGTACAAGGAAGGACAATTGCTGCAGGCAATCTGTTTGGAAG GCGTAGAGTTGTTCAGGTCTTTGAACGTGGTGCTCGAATTCTAGATGGTTCTTTTATGACTCAAAATTTAAGCTTTGGGTCTTCAAACTCTGAATCTGGTTCTGGTTCTGAGAGTTCCACAGTTTTGTCTGTTTCTATTGCTGATCCATATGTGTTAATAAGAATGACTGATGGAAGTATTCGGCTTCTCATTGGAG ATCCTTCTACTTGCATGGTTTCCACAAATACTCCATCTGCCTTTGAAAACTCCAGGAAATCAGTATCTGCCTGCACTCTGTATCATGATAAAGGACCAGAGCCTTGGCTGCGGAAGGCAAGTACTGATGCATGGCTTTCTACTGGTATTAGTGAGGCCATAGACGGTGCTGATGGTGGCCCACACGATCAGGGAGACATATATTGTATTGTTTGTTATGAAACTGGTGCACTCGAAATATTTGATGTGCCAAATTTCAATTCTGTGTTCTCTGTTGATAAATTTGTGTCTGGAAAAACCCATCTTGTTGATACCTATGTGCGGGAACCAGCCACAGATTCACTGGGTATGTTTAACAAAACTTCTGAAGAAGTGGCTGGCCTAGGCAAGAAAGAAAGTACTCACAACATGAAGGTTGTGGAGTTAGCTATGCAGATGTGGTCTGGACATCATAGTTGCCCTTTCCTTGTTGGAATATTGACTGATGGGACGATACTCTGTTACCATGCCTACCTTTTTGAagttccagatgggacttctaaaATAGAGGATTCTGTTTCTGCACAAAATTCTGTTGGCCCAGGCATTGTTAGTTCTTCAAGGCTTAGAAATTTACGATTTGTTCGTGTACCGTTGGATAGTTACACAAGGGAGGAAACATCAAGTGAGACCTCATGCCAAAGGATTACCATCTTCAAGAATATCAGTGGTTATCAAGGGTTTTTCCTTTCTGGATCAAGACCAGCTTGGTTTATGGTGTTTAGAGAGCGAATGCGAGTTCATCCACAG TTATGTGATGGTTCAATTGTTGCCTTCACTGTTCTTCACAATGTGAACTGCAATCACGGACTCATTTATGTTACTTCCCAG GGTAATTTGAAGATTTGTCAATTGCCATCCGTAACAAGTTATGACAATTATTGGCCAGTTCAAAAG GTACCACTGAAGGGAACTCCACATCAAGTGACCTATTTTGCAGAGAAGAACTTATACCCGCTTATAGTTTCTGTTCCT GTTCAGAAGCCGGTGAATCAAGTTCTTTCGTCACTGGTTGATCAAGAAGTTGGCCACCAGATTGAGAATCATAATTTAAGTCCTGATGAACTGCATCAAACTTATAATGTAGAAGAATTTGAGGTTCGGATCTTGGAACCAGAGAGACCTGGTGGCCCTTGGCAAACTAAGGCTACAATTCCAATGCAAAGTTCTGAAAATGCACTTACTGTTCGAGTGGTTACACTTTTT AATACAACTACAAAAGAGAATGAAACACTTTTAGCCATTGGGACCGCTTATCTGCAAGGGGAGGATGTTGCAGCAAGAGGGCGTGTGCTTCTGTTTTCTGTGGTGAAAAATCCAGATAATTCTCAAGTTTTG GTTTCAGAAGTCTATTCTAAAGAATTGAAAGGTGCTATATCTGCTTTGGCCTCGCTACAAGGTCATCTGTTGATAGCTTCTGGTCCTAAAATTATTTTACACAAGTGGACTGGTACAGAGTTGAATGGTGTTGCTTTTTATGATGCTCCACCATTATATGTTGTAAGCTTAAATATC GTCAAGAATTTTATCCTATTGGGTGATATTCACAAAAGCATATACTTTCTTAGTTGGAAGGAGCAGGGGGCTCAACTTAGCTTATTGGCAAAGGATTTTGGTTCACTTGATTGTTTTGCAACAGAGTTTTTGATTGATGGAAGTACACTTAGCCTTGTGGTTTCAGATGAACAAAAGAACATTCAG ATATTCTATTATGCACCAAAAATGTCCGAGAGCTGGAAAGGACAGAAACTGCTTTCAAGGGCTGAATTTCATGTTGGTGCCCATGTGACTAAGTTCATACGGTTGCAAATGCTTTCTACATCTGATCGAAGTGGAACTGCTCCTGGCTCTGATAAGACCAATCGCTTTGCTTTATTGTTTATTACTCTCGATGGCAGCATTGGTTGTTTGGCCCCTCTTGACGAGCTCACATTTCGTAGGTTGCAGTCACTACAGAAAAAACTGATCGATGCTGTTCCCCATGTTGCTGGCTTAAATCCAAGATCATTCCGCCAGTTTCAGGCAGATGGAAGGGTTCACCGACCTGGCCCTGAAAGCATAGTAGATTGTGAGCTGCTTTCTCA TTATGAGATGCTTCCATTGGAGGAACAACTTGAGATTGCTCAGCAGGTCGGAACAACCCGTGCACAAATTTTATCGAATTTGAATGATCTTTCTTTGGGGACAAGTTTTTTGTGA